The Juglans regia cultivar Chandler chromosome 11, Walnut 2.0, whole genome shotgun sequence genome contains the following window.
gtacggtacgaaatttaaaacactgctcCCGCCCTCATTTTCAGTAAATAGATGTTCATAGAAATTCACCACATGTTTCCCGGATCACAGGGGCCCCTAGAAATTGACTAGTATTGTCCACTCTCTAGGTGATTGGGATTTAATTCCTTCTTGTACTTGGCCCTTTAATAGAGGTTTTCACTCAGAGTGTGAAATATCATGCTGTTTGGTGTTTCTTCGTTGATAGTGTTTTGTTAATGGCGTAAGAATATtgtggtttttcttttcattgacGTTGGTGGTTTTGGGTGTTCGATAGTGTTCTGTTGCACTAGATAATGCCCCCCATGAAACGTGTTGTGATTGAGTCTAAGCTTTTTTAGGTGGGTAGGGATGGGCGATATGTATTTTTGAGCGAGAAAGGGCGGAAATGGGTGAAAAATATGAGAGTGGGGGTGGGGACTGCCAGGTGGTTTTGTAGAGCTCTGGAGGGTAGTCTGAAGGCTGCAGATAGGGGCTTTTACTCTGCTCATAGGGATGGGGACAGAGGCTATAttgcaaacaaaaataataattatagggGCTGTTATTCTCACTGGgtgcaaataatctctaggggccatcagactgggagattttttccttgaatttccCCAAGTGCAattgcaggaaactccttgttgagggcttgtgcacccccgggattattCGGGACGCTGTTCTGAACACctgatgccaataaaaaaaatcaaatgattacTTGTTATTTCAAGTGCAAAAGTATCACCTTTGGCTTTATGAGATCGGGgtgttatatttaaatatttcaaatgagatagagagaataaaaaattatttcatctttttaGTTGGAACTTTTGGTGGTTCTCTGAAAAACATAGCAAAAAAGatattcctaaagtcaatactAGGAGGAATGTTTAAACCAATGCTTCCATAGATTCAACTGTGGTTTACAATTATAGTTTCCATACttgtgggtccgaagggccttgccttggagaggttctccgacataatttttttttttttttgcatcatCTCCCTGATAACTATTTAGTGAGAACTGAGAAGAACACAAACCTGAGTATCTCTTTCTCATTTAACTATATTGTTAGGCCAAGTAACGTTCAcctaaaatgaaataaataatattataaattcaaaattttatgttaagtatataatttcatGAGGCTTTACTGGTTTTTGCTCTCTCATTATACATGTATGTTATAGGTTGAAAACATGcactttttcccttttctgcTTAGTAGCTCTGTGATGTACCGAGAATGGTGACTGTAATCAAAATAGATTAAGTGTAATTTATTGTctctcacttataaaaaaaaaaaaaaaattattgttgcTTCTTTATGTGCATgtctttttttatatgtatatgaaaAACATTAAATTGTTATACTTTACCAATCATGATATCTGTTTGATCTaggtttgattttgttgcacTCTTTTAATGTTATAATCCTTTGCAATTTTTTTACTTGGAGACAGATTTTTTTGAGCCGATATAGTTATTGGGAATGGCAGAAGACAAGTTAGTCAATACATTTAACGATTTGGGAGTATGTGACCAGTTGGTGGAGGCTTGTGAAAATCTGGGATGGAAAATACCATCGAAGATACAGGCTGAAGCAATTCCTCATGCGCTTGATGGTTTGttttcttactttattaatctttttctaTCTTGCTgtgttttaatttcattgttactttttttgacaataaatataaaaaacaaaactcagTTATGTTGTTTAGGGGCTGGGGAATTTACAAGAATTACCAAATATGTGGCGGGTGATGGATTTAGGACAAGATTCTAGTACAATGTTTGGTGTGGGCATCAAACTCTTGAGGTGGCCTTCCCAGAATTATTTAGCACTGCTTGTTATAAGGAAGCTTACTTAAGTTGCATATCATTTATAGTTTTTGTATGATGCTCTCCTGTGGGATGTGGATTTTATTAGAACAACACGACCAGGAGCTGGAGGTACTTACCTTGTTTTTGGATCGTTTGCATTTGGTTCACCGTAGAAAGGGTATCAAGGATAAGATCTATTGTGCGCCCTCAAAGCGTGGGTGGTTTCATGTAAAAATCAATTTACATGACATTAATCCATTCCCTTGGAAGACCATCTACTGGATCAAGGCATTGGGGAATTTATAGGTCATCTATATTTGCATTGGGAGGTGGTAAGTGGTCTCTGGATTGTTGTTCGTTTTGTTTCAATTAGATTGGGTTAAGCCTTGCCTTGTGAAACTTTAGGTGTATTGGAAAGGGACGTTGTTTGTTATGGTGTATATGGAGAGCAAAAAACCACTAGAGCTTGAAGGACAGGGAGAACATGGGAGGGCATTAAGGATTTATTCTTTACAACCCTTTATCACTAATCGTGtgctaattttaattttcatttttcaagctTTCATGACTTCTTTGCTTTATTTCTcgtttcctttcttcctcttttggTAAGTAAAAAATCATGGGGTGCCTCGATTGGTGTTTCtcatcaatctcatatcttaaCCCCAAGGGGTGGTGTAGTGGTCTTGGAGCGAGCCATATGAATCGGGCGTCCTAGGTTCGAAACTCTGCATTCACACTCCTGGGGTCATCAAACTGGTAGAATTTTCGCTCAAAATATCCGAGATGCACTTGCGAGTAACTCCTTGTCGAAGGTTTGTTCAAACCTAGGATTAGTCCAAATTTTGTCCCAagcacccggtgccaataaaaaaaacctttatCTTATCAAAAACAGATGTTGAATGTTCCTTTTGATCATTAATGAAGTTTAACCCATACAAAACAATAAAGTTGAAggttgttttttgtttgtttcaaaTTAGtatgtttctttcttcttttccaatgagttgttgatttcattttttttatacacaatTTATTGATTTCTTGACTTTTTGTACATTTCTAGGCAACCAAGCAGAATAAATTGTAGTgtttactttaattttatttgtgagtgaGATTTAATTTTCTGTACTATATTAGAATACTCATCTCTTGGAACTTCTCTATTTTAGGAAAAGACTTGATTGGACTTGCTCAAACGGGTTCTGGTAAGACAGGAGCTTTTGCCCTTCCCATTTTGCAAGCACTTTTAAACTCTCCAAAAGCATTCTTTGCTTGTGTGCTATCCCCTACAAGGTTTGATATGTGACCCTTGGTTAATTCTTGTAGGATAGctttttatttctaattctaGGAAGTACATCTGAATTGATAAGAGATTTGGTTTCTATGTTTTGCTATCACTCATCCTTTGCAATTTCTAGGGAGCTTGCAATTCAGATTCACGAGCAGTTCGAAGCTTTGGGATCAGGCATTGGTGTTAAGTGCGCCGTGGTGAGATTTTGGCCAAAATTGGTATCTAATTACACTGTTacttttgatgattttattaGTCACATTATATTTCAACTACATGATGGTACACAAGATGTATTTCCTTCACATAAGTAACTTTTGGCTTCGGGAATATATAATGTAGTTCCTGCATTGTACAATTAATTTGTACCCTCGTTTTTACACTTTTACAAAACAAGTATTTTTCTGGTAATAAGTATGCAATGATCAACGTTCTATGTTATTTGATGTTATCTTCTATCATGATTAATGAatcaatgaaatatttatttatttttatattgtgattatattgAGTTTCTCACTAGTTCATGAAAAATTTGCTATAAGCCGATTTGAGAATAGGTATTCTTAGTAAGAACAGTAattctcaaaaatataaaatcttgcCTCTTCCTATacttttaatacttaaatatgtgAATTATACACTCCTAAGAAGAGAATGTGAAATTCTCATGGGATTCCAACAATACCCATGTTTAGTATGATAGTTGGTGAGTGAGATTCTACATTGTTTGGGATGGAGAAGTTCTTGgcttttataataatttcataaagtTCCAATTGTAATCTTgattagtcattttggagtatgggCATAACTGTAACTTTGGTCGTCATTGGGttgttacaaattttataagagCCAAACCCAACCTGAAATGTTGGACTTGAGGCATTCTCCTTTGGTAGAATGGCTCAATGAGGACGTTGGCGATTTGGGGAGGGGGGAGGGGAGATTGCAATAACCTATGTTTAGTATTGAGGGTGGTGAatgagattccacattgcttgggaaagagaattgtttctctcttccttcttcaaaTTCATCTCGCCTTTCATAGGTTTGGAACCCTTATGTTGAGCACCAATTGATTTTTACCCgttataatgatttcaaggaGCTCCAATTACAACATTAACTAGTTCTTTTAGAGTAGGGTCCAGATGTAGTTTGATCCTTTGTTGATTTGTTACACCTAAATTTAACTGTGGAAGAAAGCGCTAGTCTTAAACTCAAATGGCAGTGGAAGCAACAATGCTTGAAATGGAGCAACCTCAATATGTGTAGGAGCAATGGTTCTCACAATGGCACTAGCAGAGTGAGTATCAAAAGACCTATTTTAGGGGTGAGACCCCATATTATACTAGCATCTCTTTCGAGTAGTTGAAGGCAGGTTTCTTTCCCTTCACTCCACACTAGGTTAAGGGTTGCACTTCCTATTAGCTggatataaaatcaaaacaactagaacccctaggggttgactcaagtggtaaaggccttggcttgggggtatgctccccttaggtctaaggttcaaatccccttgggtgcaaacaatctctaggggccattgaACTGAGGGATTTTCCCATTGAATTACCCGTTATGCAATTGCAGGAAattccttgccgagggcctgtgcacccatGAGATTAGTCAGGACActgttcttggacacccggtgccaataaaaagaaaaaaaaaaaaacaaaacaagtagGGTCAGTTAAAAGATATCAAATAAGCAAAGGTTCAACCATCACTATATCTTTATTGTAAATATGCAGTTACAAATAATTCAACCAAATAGGAATGTGGCTTAAGATAATTCCAAGCAGCAAAACTTCaatcatttcaatttgtttgaaAGGACAAAGGGAGATTTGGGATAAGGGGTGCCTCTTTGCAATAGGAATTGTAGTGACCAGGACCGAGCTATTGTTTGCCAAAACCCAATTCTTTGCAAAATTGTACGACCATACGTGGAGGTTGATGCCTGCCTTGTGCTGAGTGGTCAAGGAAGTTGACCTGATAACACGAGATCAACGATCAAAGGTGTGGTGAACAGCAGTTGTAACTGTAATGATCCTAAGGGAGCAAAATTGCTTGTCGAGTATGTTCCGACCTGCATGTTAGGAACTTAATTTAGTACTTAAACCCCAAGGGATGGCGTGGTGATCTTGGGGTGAGCTATATAACTGGATGTCTTGGGTTCAAATCTCCGCATTTACACTCTTGGGGCTGTCAGACTAAGGGAGTTTACCATTGAATTACCCGGCatgcacttgtgggaaactttTTGCCGAAGACTTGTGCACCCTCGAGATTAGATGATACTTTATTCCCGAatacctggtgccaataaaaaaaatagtttttgataATAAGTaaatgcttattttattttgatacctAGTGCCAACAAAAATTGTgcttattttattctttttatgagTAATAAGCAGTCAAGGAATCATCAAGAAACTTGATCTCTTTGGAACGAAAGGAATGGTCGCTGTTTTGATAATAGGGAACGTTTGATGGAAGGGTTCAGGGACTTTTTCTTTCCTACATTGTTACTCTGGGCTtcagctattgtattgaatgggattagttttaatgacttttatgctgcTTTTCACAGcccttagcttgtaattaggttcatctcttgtatacttcctgtgtacctgggccATACCTATTtatgttctttatttttctaataggGTCTATTTATGGTCTTAACGTAGGAGAGAAGTCCATAACCTATCATTATATGAATCATAAATGGAGTTGGGAGTCTTTACCTTTTTTGTCAGTAAGGTCTAAGCATATAGCCATGAATGATGTTGCAGTGAAAATATGtttcattatatataagagtattGCAATGACaagaaaactctagaaaagGATCTTCTTTTGGTTGCTGAAGGTTTTGATGCTAAGATTGTTAGGTTCAATTTGTACGATATTGGGGTTGGATAGaagtttctttttatatttgcatttttttaatgttgatgaatctttttttcatttttgggtgGGTAACGTCAGCGAATCTTTTTAATAAGTATCTCCATGAATTCTCTGTAGCTTGTTGGGGGGGTGAACATGAAGGAACAGATTAAGAACCTTGAAGCGCAGCCACACATTATTGTAAGTGCTTATATTTTTCTGtcaacaatttttataattttttgcatTATCGAtaatatgtgaattttttatagCTTTTTTTCTATATTGTCTATGTTGGATTGCAAAACTGCATTGATGGGAGTCCGTTTTGAAGGTTGAAagtattttagaagttttttgTGGttatagtagtttttttttatgacgaaaacaaataattttgaatttttataattataatactgATTTGTATGATTTACAAAATGTCGttgattatattataatttttcatctttcGGATGAAGATATGGGAGCTCCCATTAGTTGCTCTCTTAAAGTGTTGACTTCCCTTTAGGTGAAACTCAAAAACTTGAAATGTTATTCCAATAGACAAGAGTGCTGCTACTCAGCCCCATCATTTTGCCCCCTCAAAGTTACCActagttcaaaatttttttttttttttgtgtttttttttttaaatcttaaaagaaaaaaaaaacacaatgcACTAGTGGTAACATTTgtaaccatttaaaaaaaaaaaaaaatcaaatacactaGTGGTAACTTTGAGGGGGCAAAAAGATGGGGCTAACTAGCATTATTCAATAAACAAAGTCCTCCGATTGAATGGGTGCTATACTTATTTCATTAAACGAAGTCACTCTATTGAAGGGTGTTCTCTTTGCAATATCCTTCTATAGTGTAATTCATgcatacttcatgtgtactagGAAACATGGTAATGTGCACTAGTCTTAGTGAAAGTACTTGGCACACTGAAGTGCAAGCGCTGTCTAGAGCTTAGGCGCAGAGATGGCGTTTGTGCAAGTGGCACTTATTGAAGTAGAGcgtacatttttaaaaataatgtataataacaaaaagaaaaagaaggttTAAAATGAAAGATGGTAATGTATTTAGCCTATGAACTCAATTTATTAGagtattatacattatatatatcacatatgaCAACTTGTGGTGTCGTGATACATTAATGATAGTCAAttcaattaatatttgttcacATCCGTTTCTAGGTcttgaattgatattttagtatttttgtttttaaaaaaaattacaaagtgtGCTTTTCTGCTATAAGCTTACACAAAAAGTGCCGAAAGTGCCTTTTTTTACATACGCTTCGCCTTTGGTAAGCAAAAAGTTTCAACCTTGGCACTTAAGCACACTTTTATCTACACTGATGCGCACCCTAAAGTACCAATAGGTTTCAATGTGCACTAGTCGTTAACCCGCCGCATCTCACCCATCCTggactcttctttttcttcatattatttttctttacttatcaaaaaaaaaaaaaatgtgcactAGTCGTTAAGATACAACCGTTGGGACTTTGTCATATGGCCTACTTTTTTGTTCAACTTGATGAGCAGATCCTAGTTAAAGGTGCACAATAAAACATATTAGCAGTTGGGGTGCACATTGCAACTTTTTGTTTTAGGGTGCATATTGCTAATTGGGTGGTAGTTCAGGATGTGATAatatttcctataatttattttggtgacTCTTGTCTCATGTTAGGTTTTTGCCTTTTGTGCTTCCCTTAGTATCGGGTTGAAGGCTCCTGCACATTTGGTTGCACTCCTTCCAGGCACTCATTTATTTACCTAATATACGTActaaagataatattatttgtcCTTTTGCTTTTTACTCTTGAATTTGAGATTTGTTTGCTTGGCCCTTTTACTATATAAACCAAAGCTTGCATTTCTTAATGTGACAAAAGATTGGATGGTACTTTTAGTTTTGAACttaattatgatgaaaattaatagaaaatattatatttggtatttttattgtttctaaTTTAAAGAAACATGATATTTACTTGTGCAATGTAACTTAGTCACTAAAATTGTGTATGCGCACAAATTCCTTCATATTCAAGCGTTGTAATTCTCAATTGCCAAGAGCTCCTTTGAATTGTCTGGTTTAAATCCAGAAAACCAATTTTGCTGcctatttttattagatttttaatcCACTTATAATGTTACTTATATTTCATTCCTTTGTAGGTTGCGACACCTGGTCGCCTTGTGGATCATCTTTGCAATACAAAAGGTTTCTCCCTTCGTACATTGAAGTATTTGGTACAGTTCCTTATTCCATGTTGGCTATTTACTTTTTAggagtttggaaacaatttGATAGGAGATTgatgaattaatttatttatttgaaattacaagATGAATTAGTCTTTACACAAATATTAGTAAGTGCAGTACTTTAGCACTTGAGTTTCAAAAGCTTGAGCATGAAAATGAAACGAGTACCTGATAAAATATTCCCAATTGTAGCCAGGAATTGCTTGAACAAAATCGgggtttggatggtgagatgagataaaatgattttagatgaaagttgaataaaatattgttagaatattttttttaatattattattgttttggaatttaaaaaagttgaattgtttattatattttatgtggaaatttgtgaaaattgtaatgatgagacgagatggttttattatccaaacctaGCCTAAATTACCTtcacaacaaatgagaaatcagAATTTGTGGTTAGTAATGCATTTTTATACCATTCAACTGTCCATTTTTgggttaaaattttatttttgtggtcTTTGTAATGAGTTCTTTTATTGGTTTTTGTAGTGTTTCCATCCCATATTTTGTGGAGTCTATTGATTAAATCTAAATTCTATGGGAATCTAATATGTTTTCCAAAGTATGAGCTTTCCTCgctgtttttaataaatttttatatttaatgcaaaataaaaaagaaaaatcacctTGCAACTACTTTTTTCCCCTAGGAGAAGAAATCAAAAGCATCTCGATTATGGAACACATGTTTGCTAACATAAAGATATGATGATACcacaatacattttttatttggataagTGATATAACAACACGTATTGAAAATTTTCGGATCTGGATTTGTTGTTTCGTCTTCTTTAGtttacaataaattttaaatatattttttgtcaacttttatctttttgagAGGCACATGTGAAGTATTGAAATataaacccctaggggttggctcaagtggtaaagaccttggtcttggtggtatgctccctccaaggtctaaggttcgaatcctcttgggtgcaaagaATCTCTAGGGGATACCGGACTGagagatttttcccttgaattaccccaAGTGCACTTGTGTGAAGTTCCTTGTCGAGGGCATGTGCACCCCtgagattagtcgggacgctgttctcgatgccaataaaaaaaagtattgaaatatattttgctCATTTCATgatttgttttgatatatttttttagtgtatgattTATGGTATATCTAATAGTAAATGTTGATTTATGGTATAGTATGGGTAAGACATGCTATTGGAAAATGGCAATTAATGCTTTGCATGATGTGCGATTTGCTAGCCTTGGAGTGTTTGTCCTAAGGTTATAttgttttatatgatattaacaacataaaaaataaacattgtgGAGCAAAGTAAAGTATCTATTCTTCCTACCCACTTTGCAATCCACAAACTTCACCACTCTATTATGTTTTGATCTTGTGAGCAATTGATGCTTTactcatttaatttattgtatctTTTTCGTTTGTTTTGGTTATGGTATCCTCGATACTCTTATCTTATTCCTCAATGTATTGGGGATAGTTACATTAGTTCCTTCTCTGTCAGGTTTTAGATGAAGCCGATAAATTATTGAACGAGGAATTTGAGAAATCGATCGATGAAATTTTAAATGTTGTTCCTCGTGAGCGGAGCACATATTTATTTTCGGCTACAATGACGAAAAAGGTGTGTTTTAAAGGCTTTTGTTGATTTGTGTATGTCTTTCGTATTATATCAGCATAACTATTAGTTTTTTCCGGGCGACGTTTGGACAAGAGAGGATGGGAAGCACAGTGGGTGTTGAgatgaaaaacaatatttatatgTTGCTCCATATAATGTTTTTTCACTCACTGATGTTTTAGGTTAAGAAGCTCCAAAGGGCTTGTTTAAGAAGTAATGCTGTGAAGGTAATAAGAATCATTATTTTGTACTTCATTTCAATTTTCGATAATAATTGTCCCAACTTTTAACAATTCTCAGTTTCTGGATTATTTCAGATTGAAGTAGCATCAAAATATTCAACTGTTGACACACTAAAGCAGCATTATTGCTTTTTGCCAGCTAAGTACAAGGTTTTTCCTTTTCCCAGTGTTTAACTCCTCAAGGTGTCATATGAAAGAATGGATATGTATGCCAAATATAATGGTTGGTGATGGGTATTAGGGAAATTATCTTGGTTTATCTTTATCAAATCATTCCCAGGTGTTAGCAGAATTTTTTTTCGATGACGGGGGAACCATCCCATggcagagcccttaggactcacccgtGGAACCTAAACCCTTggggagactagcacaacaacccaccgccatggcctctca
Protein-coding sequences here:
- the LOC109004145 gene encoding DEAD-box ATP-dependent RNA helicase 10-like, encoding MAEDKLVNTFNDLGVCDQLVEACENLGWKIPSKIQAEAIPHALDGKDLIGLAQTGSGKTGAFALPILQALLNSPKAFFACVLSPTRELAIQIHEQFEALGSGIGVKCAVLVGGVNMKEQIKNLEAQPHIIVATPGRLVDHLCNTKGFSLRTLKYLVLDEADKLLNEEFEKSIDEILNVVPRERSTYLFSATMTKKVKKLQRACLRSNAVKIEVASKYSTVDTLKQHYCFLPAKYKDCYLVYFLIEKCGFSSMVFVRTCDSTSFVALFLRNLGLRAIPINGKMTQSKRLGALRKFKAGECNILVCTDVASRGLDIPSVDMVINYDIPENPKDYIHRVGRTARAGRSGVAISFVNQYQLQFFLQIEKLLGKKLPDIPIQEEEVLLLMERVTEAKRISLLKIKESEGKNSRRRGRDDDDDEDMDKYLGIKNARSHKKMRK